The Sporocytophaga myxococcoides genome includes a window with the following:
- a CDS encoding T9SS type A sorting domain-containing protein yields MFLKHFKAFGGVLCCLFISSTIYAQNYPAILDVNSLNGANGFAVPALNTGDRIGSDLDFIGDLNGDGFDDIAIGSQEQNNTGFKLGGTAYIIFGSNKPFASTFDLSSLDGTNGFIVQGIAVDERRGRVVKGLGDVNNDGIDDIVIGSEGSKHIILYGKKSRFPASIIAIDINGTNGFIIDQSGINEITGAGDVNGDGISDIILGQAHWSGQTWVIFGKNGNFPATVTSTYVDGINGFKVSAANNTSRPSYHVGSAGDINNDGYDDIIIGNWANSITEDAKLTHVVFGRPAPFPALININTLDGTNGFAIENYGSGFLKWVGKVGDVNGDGIDDFFSDNSVIMGSSKPFPAVLTRANTLNGVNGFELPGTYSPFAPAGDLNLDGINDIITFGPNGEGVVIFGRKNGFDALFNFADLDGTKGFRIKEVSISNIGRPLGGGQDFNGDGKADIVIGSENTQSKGVVYVVFGGDHNVLPLEASYPKVSQLAYEGFNLEVKAKEKGTIYYAIYAGTPNTITKQSVIRSGQNSTQASSIPVDKVNTVITKTITGLAMGTSYTIYLYQEDEKGNIGSIYKLENVKTLTDSEGPTFLACPSDQITGESVLPNFLELVEVVDNRDDNPSVSQTPAAGKKVIDGMTITITAVDDLNNYSTCTFKVFSVPTSIGNPLDAGVKVYPNPVKNIIYLDGDVNYQYKIVNAVGQNCIEGVSNSAINVESLNAGFYTIQFYTPNGQLRHQQKLIKE; encoded by the coding sequence ATGTTTTTAAAACATTTTAAAGCCTTTGGTGGTGTACTTTGCTGCTTATTTATTTCAAGCACTATTTATGCTCAAAATTATCCAGCCATATTGGACGTCAATAGTTTAAATGGCGCAAACGGATTTGCCGTACCTGCACTTAACACTGGAGATAGAATTGGATCAGATTTAGATTTTATTGGAGACCTGAATGGAGACGGATTTGATGATATAGCAATTGGTTCTCAGGAGCAAAACAACACTGGGTTTAAGTTAGGAGGTACAGCTTATATTATATTCGGTTCAAATAAACCATTTGCTTCTACTTTTGATCTTAGCTCTCTTGATGGTACCAATGGGTTTATTGTGCAAGGAATCGCAGTAGATGAAAGAAGAGGAAGGGTTGTAAAAGGATTAGGAGATGTTAATAATGATGGAATTGATGACATTGTCATTGGGTCAGAGGGTAGCAAACACATTATCCTGTATGGTAAAAAAAGTAGATTTCCGGCATCAATAATTGCTATCGATATTAATGGCACGAATGGGTTTATCATAGATCAAAGCGGTATCAATGAAATAACGGGTGCTGGTGATGTGAATGGCGACGGCATTAGTGATATCATTCTAGGGCAGGCACATTGGAGTGGGCAAACCTGGGTGATTTTTGGTAAAAATGGAAACTTCCCTGCTACTGTTACTTCAACTTATGTTGATGGAATCAATGGCTTTAAGGTGTCCGCTGCTAATAATACATCCAGGCCTTCTTATCATGTTGGTTCTGCCGGTGATATTAATAACGATGGCTATGATGATATCATTATAGGAAATTGGGCAAATAGTATAACAGAAGATGCCAAGCTAACTCATGTGGTATTTGGCAGACCAGCTCCTTTTCCTGCGTTGATAAATATCAATACATTAGATGGAACCAATGGGTTTGCCATTGAAAATTATGGCAGTGGATTTTTGAAGTGGGTAGGTAAGGTTGGAGATGTAAATGGTGATGGTATTGATGATTTCTTTTCAGATAACAGTGTGATAATGGGATCATCCAAACCTTTTCCTGCAGTGTTAACAAGAGCCAATACATTAAATGGGGTCAATGGTTTTGAACTGCCAGGTACTTATTCACCATTCGCTCCTGCAGGTGATCTTAATTTAGATGGAATAAACGATATTATAACTTTTGGTCCAAATGGAGAAGGAGTTGTAATTTTTGGTAGAAAAAACGGATTTGATGCATTGTTTAATTTTGCTGATTTAGATGGAACAAAAGGATTTAGAATTAAAGAAGTATCTATTTCCAATATTGGTCGCCCTCTTGGAGGAGGTCAGGATTTTAACGGTGATGGCAAAGCAGATATAGTAATAGGTAGCGAGAATACTCAGTCCAAGGGGGTTGTCTATGTGGTGTTTGGAGGTGATCATAATGTATTGCCATTGGAAGCGTCCTATCCAAAAGTGTCGCAATTAGCTTATGAAGGATTTAACCTTGAAGTAAAAGCGAAAGAAAAAGGCACAATATACTATGCGATCTATGCAGGAACACCAAATACTATAACGAAACAAAGCGTTATACGCTCAGGACAGAATTCAACCCAGGCCAGTTCTATTCCAGTTGATAAGGTAAATACAGTTATCACTAAAACGATTACTGGTCTTGCAATGGGTACATCATATACCATTTATCTGTACCAGGAAGATGAAAAAGGCAATATTGGTTCCATTTATAAACTGGAAAATGTAAAAACATTAACAGATTCAGAAGGCCCAACATTCTTAGCCTGTCCTTCTGATCAAATAACAGGAGAAAGCGTATTGCCAAACTTCCTTGAATTAGTGGAAGTGGTTGATAATCGTGACGACAATCCGAGTGTGAGTCAGACACCTGCAGCTGGTAAAAAAGTGATAGATGGAATGACTATAACCATTACAGCTGTTGATGACTTAAATAACTACTCAACTTGTACATTTAAAGTATTCAGCGTACCTACATCAATAGGGAATCCTTTAGATGCAGGAGTAAAAGTTTATCCAAATCCGGTCAAAAATATAATTTATCTGGATGGAGATGTTAACTATCAGTATAAAATAGTGAATGCTGTCGGGCAAAATTGTATAGAAGGCGTTTCAAACTCTGCAATAAACGTAGAATCATTAAACGCAGGATTTTATACCATTCAGTTTTACACTCCAAATGGTCAATTGCGCCATCAGCAAAAGCTGATAAAAGAATAA
- a CDS encoding GreA/GreB family elongation factor, translated as MKKEIVLSRQDYDLITNLIKNTPSDFSQYSLKKLSTELRSAKVLEGENLPEDVIRVNSEVEIFDEKEKKSMTFKLVPPSVANLKENKLSILAPLGSAIIGYRKGDLVEWEVPAGKKVFKIKEVRNS; from the coding sequence ATGAAAAAGGAAATTGTTTTATCCAGACAAGACTATGATCTTATTACTAATCTTATCAAAAATACACCCTCAGATTTTTCTCAGTATAGTTTAAAGAAGCTTAGTACTGAGTTGAGATCTGCTAAAGTGTTGGAAGGCGAAAATCTTCCTGAAGATGTAATAAGAGTAAACTCTGAAGTTGAGATTTTTGATGAGAAAGAAAAGAAGAGCATGACATTTAAACTCGTTCCACCTTCTGTTGCAAACCTGAAAGAAAACAAGCTTTCAATTTTAGCTCCTCTGGGATCTGCTATTATCGGTTACAGAAAAGGGGACCTGGTAGAGTGGGAAGTACCGGCTGGTAAAAAGGTATTTAAAATTAAAGAGGTGAGAAATTCCTGA